One window of Papaver somniferum cultivar HN1 chromosome 9, ASM357369v1, whole genome shotgun sequence genomic DNA carries:
- the LOC113310714 gene encoding superoxide dismutase [Mn], mitochondrial-like, producing the protein MALRTVMSRKSLGLAKLGFSNARGLQTFSLPYLDYDYGALEPAISGEIMQIHHQKHHQAYITNYNKALEQLTEATAKGDTSTVVKLQSAIKFNGGGHVNHSFFWKNLTPVSQGGGELPKGSLASAIDTHFGSFEKLVQKANAEGAALQGSGWVWLGLDKELKKLVVETTENQDPLVTKGANLVPLLGIDVWEHAYYLQYKNVRPDYLKNIWKVINWKYASEVYEKALP; encoded by the exons ATGGCTCTTAGAACAGTTATGAGTAGAAAATCCTTAGGAttagcaaaattagggtttagtaatGCTAGAGGGTTACAAACTTTTTCTCTACCTTATCTTGATTATGACTATGGTGCCCTTGAACCTGCAATTAGTGGAGAAATTATGCAGATTCATCACCAAAAGCATCATCAGGCTTATATCACTAATTACAATAAAGCTCTTGAACAACTCACTGAGGCTACAGCTAAAGGAGATACATCAACTGTTGTTAAATTGCAGAGTGCCATTAAGTTCAACGGCGGAG GTCATGTGAACCATTCATTTTTCTGGAAGAATCTTACTCCTGTTAGT CAAGGAGGTGGCGAGCTTCCTAAAGGTTCCCTTGCCTCGGCAATTGATACACATTTTGGATCTTTTGAAAAGTTGGTGCAAAAGGCTAATGCAGAAGGTGCTGCTTTGCAAGGCTCTGGATGGGTG TGGTTAGGTCTGGATAAAGAACTGAAGAAGCTTGTTGTTGAAACCACAGAAAACCAG GATCCTCTGGTAACCAAAGGTGCAAATTTGGTTCCTTTGCTGGGCATCGATGTTTGGGAGCATGCATATTACTTGCAG tacaagaatgtgagaccagaCTATCTGAAGAATATATGGAAGGTTATTAACTGGAAATATGCCAGTGAAGTTTATGAAAAAGCACTCCCATGA